From Brevibacillus marinus, a single genomic window includes:
- a CDS encoding manganese catalase family protein, whose amino-acid sequence MWIYEKKLQYPVRVSKCDPHMAKLLLEQYGGADGELAAALRYLNQRYTIPNKVIGLLTDIGTEEFAHLEMIATMVYKLTKDATPEQLDAAGLGDHYVNHDKALYYQNASGVPWTATYIQAKGDPIADLYEDIAAEEKARATYQWLIDMTDDPDLKDGLRFLLQREVVHSQRFREAVEILKEDQGRKKIF is encoded by the coding sequence ATGTGGATCTATGAGAAAAAATTGCAGTATCCCGTTCGCGTCAGCAAGTGTGATCCGCATATGGCCAAACTGCTGCTGGAACAGTACGGCGGAGCGGATGGCGAGTTGGCGGCTGCCTTGCGTTACTTGAATCAACGCTACACCATCCCCAACAAGGTGATTGGCCTTTTGACCGACATCGGGACAGAGGAGTTTGCCCACTTGGAAATGATTGCAACGATGGTTTACAAACTTACCAAAGACGCGACACCTGAACAGTTGGACGCCGCCGGGTTGGGTGATCACTATGTCAATCACGACAAAGCCCTCTATTATCAAAACGCCAGCGGCGTGCCCTGGACAGCCACCTACATTCAGGCGAAAGGCGATCCGATTGCCGACCTGTATGAAGATATCGCTGCCGAGGAGAAAGCGCGCGCTACTTACCAATGGCTGATCGACATGACAGACGACCCGGATTTGAAAGACGGTCTCCGCTTCCTGCTCCAGCGTGAAGTGGTCCATTCGCAGCGGTTTCGTGAGGCGGTTGAGATCTTGAAAGAAGACCAGGGCAGGAAAAAAATTTTCTGA
- a CDS encoding spore coat associated protein CotJA gives MHSQIRMYEPYVSPFDPCPPLRVKTYMVPPQLFMGFQPEKLAQYSPMKALRRGVLWPALYSPYYGRGDQEGLEDCHE, from the coding sequence TTGCACTCGCAAATCAGGATGTACGAACCGTACGTCAGCCCTTTTGACCCATGCCCGCCATTGCGTGTGAAAACGTACATGGTTCCGCCTCAACTGTTTATGGGCTTTCAACCGGAGAAGCTTGCCCAGTACTCGCCCATGAAAGCGTTGAGACGCGGCGTGCTGTGGCCGGCGTTGTACAGTCCTTATTACGGGCGGGGAGATCAGGAGGGATTGGAGGATTGCCATGAGTGA
- a CDS encoding YozQ family protein, whose amino-acid sequence MGQSNARPQETAKQLASESYDVSDHHSEDPVSRGLAVTHEQVSDSYLEGTNDGRVDQNGEKDAEIPREGYEGMFK is encoded by the coding sequence ATGGGTCAAAGCAACGCTCGGCCGCAGGAGACAGCCAAACAACTGGCCAGCGAATCGTACGACGTATCCGATCACCACAGTGAAGATCCCGTCTCGCGCGGTCTTGCCGTCACCCATGAGCAGGTGAGCGACAGCTACCTGGAGGGCACAAACGACGGCCGCGTCGACCAGAATGGCGAGAAAGACGCGGAGATTCCCCGCGAAGGCTACGAAGGAATGTTCAAGTGA
- a CDS encoding spore coat protein CotJB: MSDTRQVDERYYQLLHQLQAIDFALVELNLYLDTHNRDADAVHQYNQLVKQRWQLAHEYESCYGPLLHFGHSYSGYPWQWDDLPWPWQV, translated from the coding sequence ATGAGTGACACGCGACAGGTTGACGAGCGGTACTACCAGCTGCTTCACCAGCTGCAGGCGATTGATTTTGCGCTGGTTGAACTGAATCTGTACCTCGATACCCACAACAGGGACGCCGATGCCGTGCATCAGTACAACCAGCTGGTCAAACAGCGCTGGCAGCTGGCCCATGAGTATGAGTCGTGTTACGGTCCGCTGCTGCACTTTGGCCACAGTTACTCAGGGTACCCTTGGCAGTGGGATGATCTCCCCTGGCCGTGGCAGGTTTAG